A section of the Castanea sativa cultivar Marrone di Chiusa Pesio chromosome 12, ASM4071231v1 genome encodes:
- the LOC142621162 gene encoding uncharacterized protein LOC142621162 — protein MAYSASSIFCCPNLNPISLSNGVVSYSNRLFGTKNGFFLGSKLVSKATRITTRPEPVSFSVSYPISAESRSFDVVIIGAGIIGLTIARQFLIGSDLSVAVVDKAVPCSGATGAGQGYIWMVHKTPGSDKWELEMRSYKLWQMLAESIRDQGLNPLEVLGWKKTGSLLVGRTTEELDMLKRRVKQLSEAGLQAECLYSSDLLLEEPELAVGEDGGAAFVPDDCQFDAQRTASFIEKANRHFASKGRYAEFYNDPVNCLLRSVSSWEVEGVQTSKNTLYSKAIVVAAGSWSGSLMHDLLRDSDILLDVPVKPQKGHLLVLENVMPLKLNHGLMEMGYVDHQTVNRLATISASEPHDCGQDLSVSMTATLDAMGNLVLGSSRQFVGFSSEVEESTINHIWTRAGEFFPKLRDLPLSRFSKGRKVRIGLRPYMFDGKPIIGSVPGLPNVFLATGHEGVGLTLALGTAEMVADMVLGNPGTIDHAPFAVHGRC, from the exons ATGGCTTATTCAGCGTCGTCCATCTTCTGCTGCCCAAACCTAAATCCAATTTCTCTTTCAAACGGCGTCGTCTCATATTCAAACAGACTATTTGGTACCAAAAATGGCTTCTTTCTGGGCTCCAAATTGGTATCCAAGGCCACAAGAATCAcaacccgacccgaacccgTTTCATTCTCCGTGTCGTACCCGATATCCGCGGAGTCTCGTTCTTTCGACGTGGTGATAATCGGAGCTGGAATAATCGGGTTGACTATAGCCCGACAGTTTTTAATCGGGTCGGATCTTTCCGTCGCAGTGGTCGACAAGGCCGTACCTTGTTCAGGTGCTACTGGAGCAG GACAGGGTTATATATGGATGGTACACAAAACACCTGGAAGTGATAAATGGGAGCTTGAAATGAGAAGCTACAAACTGTGGCAGATGTTGGCGGAAAGCATACGTGATCAGGGTTTGAATCCTCTAGAAGTGTTGGGTTGGAAGAAGACAG GAAGCTTGTTGGTTGGCAGGACCACTGAAGAGCTGGACATGTTAAAAAGGAGGGTGAAGCAGCTATCTGAAGCTGGGTTACAAGCGGAGTGCTTGTACAGCAGTGATTTGCTTTTAGAGGAGCCTGAACTTGCGGTTGGGGAAGATGGTGGAGCTGCCTTTGTACCTGATGACTGCCAGTTCGATGCTCAACGTACTGCCTCATTCATTGAAAAG GCTAACAGACATTTTGCATCAAAAGGCAGATATGCAGAGTTCTATAATGACCCAGTGAACTGTCTATTAAG ATCTGTAAGTAGTTGGGAGGTTGAAGGTGTCCAGACCTCCAAAAATACCTTGTACAGTAAGGCAATTGTAGTTGCAGCTGGTAGTTGGAGTGGATCTTTAATGCATGACCTGCTTAGAGACTCAGATATTTTGTTGGATGTCCCTGTAAAGCCTCAAAAG GGTCACCTCCTTGTACTTGAGAATGTCATGCCCCTTAAACTGAATCATGGTCTAATGGAGATGGGTTATGTTGATCATCAAACTGTTAATCGGCTTGCCACCATTTCGGCTTCAGAACCACATGATTGTGGGCAAGACTTGTCTGTATCAATGACAGCCACCTTGGATGCTATGGGAAACCTTGTTCTTG GAAGCAGCCGCCAATTTGTAGGGTTCAGCTCTGAAGTCGAGGAGTCCACCATTAATCATATATGGACACGGGCTGGGGAGTTTTTTCCAAAATTACGAGATTTGCCCCTTTCACGTTTCAGTAAGGGCAGAAAAGTGAGAATAGGTTTACGACCTTACA TGTTTGATGGGAAGCCAATAATTGGCTCGGTGCCTGGCTTGCCAAATGTGTTCCTTGCAACTGGGCATGAAGGAGTAGGACTTACATTG GCTCTGGGGACTGCTGAAATGGTTGCTGATATGGTCTTGGGAAATCCTGGGACAATTGATCATGCACCCTTTGCTGTTCATGGCCGATGTTGA